The proteins below come from a single Chryseobacterium bernardetii genomic window:
- a CDS encoding helix-turn-helix domain-containing protein, whose translation MEVLSNFQYKKLFLPNITEKILANNADIQLYRIENYLKGILMPVIPYRTTFNFIIFVTNGHIKQYLENKEYHAEKRGVIFIKQGTITATVELSDDIEGFFLAYENNILSEQELPKHKSSIFFMTPFLNLDSLTYGTITQLLPIMEQELWLNNLNVNDVVVTMLHLILIKMLSTDSDAHHKSATRPMELSLQFRDLLFKYHVGEKRVAFYADKLSVTESYLNKCVKSVTQKSPKQWINEIDINYSKALLHSSKDIAEIAYELNFHTASHFTQLFKKIAGITPKEYRTQFLSNRVKG comes from the coding sequence ATGGAAGTATTATCCAATTTTCAATACAAAAAACTTTTCCTGCCCAATATCACGGAAAAAATATTAGCCAATAATGCGGATATACAGCTCTACCGGATAGAGAATTACCTCAAAGGTATTTTGATGCCGGTAATTCCGTACCGTACAACGTTTAATTTCATCATTTTCGTTACGAACGGGCATATCAAACAGTACCTTGAAAATAAGGAATACCATGCGGAAAAAAGGGGAGTGATCTTTATCAAACAGGGAACCATTACTGCTACCGTAGAGCTTTCTGATGATATTGAAGGCTTTTTTCTGGCCTATGAAAATAATATCCTTTCTGAACAGGAATTGCCAAAACATAAGAGCAGCATTTTCTTTATGACCCCTTTCCTGAACCTGGACAGCCTGACTTACGGAACCATTACCCAGCTTCTTCCTATTATGGAACAGGAATTATGGCTGAATAATCTGAACGTAAATGATGTGGTAGTCACAATGCTTCACCTTATTCTCATCAAAATGCTGAGTACAGATTCTGATGCCCATCATAAATCTGCCACAAGACCGATGGAATTGTCTCTTCAGTTCCGGGATCTTTTATTCAAATATCATGTAGGAGAAAAACGTGTGGCTTTCTATGCTGATAAATTATCCGTAACAGAAAGTTATCTGAACAAATGTGTGAAAAGCGTTACCCAAAAATCTCCCAAACAGTGGATCAACGAGATCGATATCAATTACAGTAAAGCATTACTGCATTCCAGTAAAGATATTGCGGAAATTGCTTATGAACTGAATTTTCACACGGCATCTCACTTTACCCAGCTTTTCAAAAAAATTGCAGGGATTACTCCAAAGGAATACAGAACTCAATTTTTGAGCAATAGAGTAAAGGGTTAG
- a CDS encoding TonB-dependent receptor, with amino-acid sequence MKITKIAAVFLVIAFSGKIMAQEAEKQLSVKDAEDKFPIADVLVKYNHGNSHTHTGTDGTFAIPVQLLPDTLVISRQGYDEVKWVVTNEDDKNKVIFLQHKPFQISEVAINHSSFLSAITKVDLNKFPVNSAQDLLRKVPGLFIAQHAGGGKAEQLFLRGFDADHGTDVSVNVDGMPVNIMSHAHGQGYSDLHFVIPETVNNIDFGKGAYYMDRGDFNTAGYVDFQTYNGLKNSMIKLEGGSFSSKRVLGMFNILHDDLGRRNAYIAAEYNYTDGPFDVKQNFNRVNLFGKYNQWLTDNDYFNIQFSTFNSSWNASGQIPERAVDEGIISRWGSIDPTEGGKTSRTNLQMNFKHIISPSEQIDAMAFYSKYNFNLYSDFTFYLKDKDKGDEIQQADGRNIYGAEVKYTKNFSFPNSSLNWTSGIGLRNDDINTLQLNHVYHRDMLLDRLSDVNGTETNLHVYSGLVWKTGKWTINPALRVDHFIFNMHNLLDSEQLPSGQSKEATRVSPKLNFSYAQSDNVMWFLKTGMGFHSNDMRVVVTNKNENTLPYSVGADFGVRLHPFKSLIITPTVWYMDLQQEFVYVGDDAVVEPSGKSRRFGADLGIRFQPLENFYLNADINYSHARFMEEEKGQDYIPLAPVVTSTGSVNWDFLNGFSLGLQYRYLGERPAVEDNSIKTKAYFVNDLVLSYNRQKWGANIQVNNLFNVKWNEAQFATETQLKGEAEPVTDLTYTPGSPLGVRVGVYYKF; translated from the coding sequence ATGAAAATCACTAAAATAGCAGCTGTTTTTCTTGTCATAGCATTCAGTGGAAAAATAATGGCGCAGGAAGCGGAAAAGCAGTTGTCAGTAAAAGATGCAGAAGACAAATTTCCAATTGCAGACGTATTGGTAAAATATAATCACGGAAACAGCCATACACATACTGGAACAGACGGTACTTTTGCCATCCCTGTTCAGTTACTTCCTGATACATTGGTCATCAGTCGTCAGGGATATGATGAGGTAAAATGGGTGGTTACCAATGAAGACGATAAAAATAAGGTTATTTTCTTACAGCATAAACCTTTTCAGATCTCGGAAGTGGCCATTAATCACAGTTCTTTTTTATCTGCCATTACTAAAGTGGATCTGAATAAATTCCCCGTTAATTCAGCACAGGATTTATTGAGAAAAGTTCCGGGACTTTTTATTGCACAGCATGCCGGAGGGGGAAAGGCAGAACAATTGTTTTTAAGAGGATTTGATGCCGATCATGGAACAGATGTAAGCGTAAATGTAGACGGAATGCCGGTGAATATCATGTCTCATGCCCATGGACAGGGATATTCTGATCTTCACTTCGTGATCCCTGAAACGGTGAACAATATTGATTTTGGAAAAGGAGCTTACTATATGGATCGTGGAGACTTTAATACCGCTGGTTATGTTGATTTTCAAACCTATAACGGATTGAAAAATAGCATGATAAAGCTTGAAGGTGGTTCGTTCAGCTCAAAAAGAGTATTGGGAATGTTCAATATTCTGCATGATGACCTGGGAAGGAGAAATGCTTATATCGCTGCCGAATACAATTATACAGACGGACCATTTGACGTAAAACAGAATTTCAACAGGGTTAATCTTTTTGGAAAGTATAACCAATGGCTTACTGATAACGATTATTTCAATATTCAGTTTTCAACATTCAATTCCTCATGGAATGCTTCCGGACAAATTCCGGAACGTGCGGTAGATGAAGGGATCATCAGCAGATGGGGAAGTATAGATCCTACTGAGGGCGGGAAAACTTCAAGAACCAATCTTCAGATGAATTTCAAGCATATCATTTCACCTTCTGAACAGATTGATGCCATGGCTTTTTATTCCAAATATAATTTCAATCTGTATTCCGATTTTACATTTTATTTAAAAGATAAAGACAAAGGAGACGAAATTCAGCAGGCGGACGGAAGAAATATCTATGGTGCAGAAGTAAAATATACCAAAAACTTTTCCTTTCCTAACAGCTCGCTAAACTGGACTTCCGGAATTGGCTTAAGAAACGATGATATCAATACGTTACAGCTTAATCACGTTTATCACAGAGATATGCTGCTTGACAGATTATCCGATGTAAACGGAACGGAAACCAATCTTCATGTGTATTCAGGTCTGGTTTGGAAAACCGGGAAATGGACAATTAATCCTGCATTGAGAGTAGATCATTTCATTTTTAATATGCATAATCTGCTGGATTCTGAACAATTACCTTCCGGGCAGTCAAAAGAAGCAACAAGAGTAAGTCCTAAACTGAATTTCTCCTATGCCCAGAGCGATAATGTAATGTGGTTCCTGAAAACCGGGATGGGATTCCATTCCAACGATATGAGAGTAGTGGTGACCAATAAAAATGAAAATACACTTCCATATTCTGTCGGGGCAGATTTTGGAGTAAGATTACATCCGTTCAAATCATTGATTATTACCCCAACCGTGTGGTATATGGATCTTCAGCAGGAGTTTGTATATGTAGGAGATGATGCCGTAGTAGAACCGTCAGGAAAATCAAGACGCTTCGGGGCAGATCTGGGAATCCGTTTCCAACCGTTGGAGAACTTTTACCTGAATGCAGATATCAATTACTCCCATGCAAGATTTATGGAAGAAGAAAAAGGTCAGGATTATATTCCATTAGCCCCGGTAGTGACCAGTACAGGATCTGTAAACTGGGACTTCCTGAACGGATTTTCTCTAGGTCTTCAATACCGCTACCTCGGAGAAAGACCGGCAGTGGAAGACAATAGCATCAAAACTAAGGCTTACTTTGTAAATGATCTGGTACTGTCTTATAATCGTCAGAAATGGGGAGCCAATATTCAGGTCAATAACCTGTTCAATGTAAAATGGAATGAAGCTCAGTTTGCTACGGAAACCCAGCTGAAGGGTGAAGCAGAACCTGTTACAGATCTTACCTATACGCCGGGAAGCCCATTGGGAGTAAGAGTGGGAGTGTACTATAAGTTCTAG